The genomic window GTAAGTATGCTGCAAGTGATACTCAATTGCATGATAAGTCAAATTCATCACTCTACTTCTTCTTGGAAAATGATTTGCACTATGGTAAAAAATTGAACATGCTTTTCACAAAAACAacttcaaataataataatgtaccAAAATTCTTGCCTAAAGAGGTTGCCGATTCAATACCATTTTCATCTAACAAAATGGAAAACATCCTTCATATATTCTCCATCAAGAAAGGATCAAAGGAATATGAAATTGTGAAAAACACAATCAATGATTGTGAAGAAAAGGGTATCAAAGGAGAGGAAAAGCTTTGTGTTACATCATTAGAATCAATGGTTGATTTTGCTACTTTGAAACTCGGAAACAATGTTGAAGCTATTTTAAACGAAGTGGAAAAAGAAAGTAGTGAGATACAAGAATATGTAATAGCAAAAGGAGTGAAGAGATTGGGAAAGAAGAACAAAGCTATAGTGTGTCACAAAGAGAATTATccttatgcaatttttttctGTCACAAAATAGATCCAACTAAAGTTTACTCTGTGCCTTTGGAAGGTGTTGATGGAAACAGAGTTAAAGCTGTTGCTGTTTGTCACACTGATACTTCACAATGGAATCCTAAACATATTTCTTTCCAAGTGCTTAAAGTTGAACCTGGAACTGTTCCAATTTGTCACTTTCTCCCACATGATCATGTTGTTTGGATTtccaaataattaaaataatgcCAATTACATACATAGTTGTATGCTTGAATAATAAACCACTATATTTAACATGTATTGGGTTTGGGTTTATGTATGTCCACCATGCATTATTATATGGACAAATATGTTGTGCCTAGCTACTATGAGCATGGAGAGGTTACTGGTTTCTCACTGCTTCTGCAGTTCTGTGTTTTCTTGTAGCAGGGGAGGTTACTGTATTTTTGGGGTGTGTGTTTCCCTGTTTTTTGGTTTTGGGCCATCTGTTTTTTGATTTGTAGTGTTTCTGGGCCTGTTTGTTTTTTGGTCTGCCTCTTTTTGTAAATTTGGGTTTTGGGTACACCTTGTACTAAGcctgttttttaaaatttagcctttcaaaaatattaaaaatgggCATGTTTATAAATCAGGATCTACGatatgttgatttatcaaataTCGGTATTAGAATTAGCTAGAATTGATGGACAATTCGGGTACAATAACTTCCAGTAGTATTCCTGAAAATACAAAGAAAGGAGATATAGATGATGAAATACTTTAGGTTTGGAATatttatagggttaaatatttttatttttactaacgGTTATGTGTTCATTGCCAATTTGCCATCAGCATATTCAAGTAATTATAAACTCTAACTTTTTTCGGTTAAATTTTCATAGCGAATTTTAGTTTATCCtctgtaataatttttttccagtTATCTATGTAATGTCAAGATTTTGTCCTTTTAGCCTCCTATTAAATATGTTGGCTTAAGATTTCATCATTTTACCTCATGTTAGCGAATTTTCGCATGTCATATATAATCATTTATGACGAATCTTAAGACAGCATATTTCATGAAGGGCAAAAATGACTAAATTTTTGGACTTTGTCCTTCAtcattataaaacaaaaaaaattagaatccCTCGAATACACCAGaacgaaaataaaaacatcACTATCCAATTATATTGTGAACCCACACAATATAAATGATGAAGTGCAACCAAACAAAAACTTCCTAAAACGTATAGTTTACCATATACGTGATCTACTTGATTATTGGCACACTTcctaaatattttataatttggatcATTGAACTGAAATACAATTGGATAGTGATGTTAGCCTAGTATCTGCACTATACTTTTGAGGATTTTGAAACAACTTGAAAAAGGTTGTATTAGGTATGCTTTTTATAATATTcctacaaattaaattattcaTGTAACAATTggcttaaattttttaacttttttgaaagaattggcttgaaattaaattttgccaaacaattataaaaaataaaaaaaattgccaaACATAGCATGCACTTGTTCGACCGtaaatatataagaaataattagatcaataaaaattaatatattttatgaaaatcatTTTGGTTGTCATCCTTTTATTGGTGCAGCTCTGGTTTCTACGTGATTTGTTTTACCGCAAATACCTAATTTGTGTCGGAGAGTAAATTAATTAAGCCAAATTTttcatgatttatttaattacatattcaaagtactaggaaaaaaaaaaacttacatatatatataaaccacCATACTAAGTGACCATAATTTTTATCAACATGTGTTTTTAcacaattgaattgaattgaatccATTAGACTTTGAGAAAGCAAGGATGAAAATGATGGTGATGTAATCCTACTATATGGAAAAGGAGTAACGGATTGGTTCTATTTTTATCTAATCTAAACTTATATAACTCTAAGTATCATACATATGCACACGTGTATAAAATAATACGAGTACTTTGGGAAAAAGAACAACCTGTCTCCATAAATTAGACTTTAACCGAATGTGAAAGCGCATAGATATTATAATTTCTTACTCATTTTTCACAATGAAAGggtttgaatttcaaaatatatatataaagttataatatatatatatcttgtttatttatattttatagcgCATTCTCTCAAATTGACACACAACTGCCAAATtatcaaggttatcaaaaccggaccggactggccggtcggaccgtgaaccggtcatgaaaacggttcagttttgagcaaaaaacggataggaaatcgaccggcaaaaaaaacgcgtgaaccggGGTCGGACCGGGTCGAACCGGCGAACCGaccgggcggttcaagcggttttgcagattttttatttttttttaaaaaaaatagggtaAAACGccgtcgttttaattttttttaaaaaaaaaatccgaaaCAAAACAATGAtgtcgtaggaataggaaaggtttttgtttttcatctatttttcatttagtttgaattataaattttattttattttgacttgtgatattttatctttttaatgtgtgaaattatgaaatattgagcaattattcatatatatttatttatatattaattaaaatatatatttaattaaaaacggttcgaccccgattgaacccggtccaaccaattgaaccttgaatcggtaagctcgccggttcgatgaccggttcggttctgacaaccttgaaaATTATGATTTCAGTCTAATAATATTGACATTATCAATTGTATTAAACTTTatgatattatatattaaaatatctaAT from Trifolium pratense cultivar HEN17-A07 linkage group LG1, ARS_RC_1.1, whole genome shotgun sequence includes these protein-coding regions:
- the LOC123905465 gene encoding BURP domain protein RD22-like, whose amino-acid sequence is MAFHLFHIITFLMLVVVGTNGAILLPPQVYWKSMLPNTPMPKAITNLLHPVGYWSEGRATWADVEIGWPFDYRKYAASDTQLHDKSNSSLYFFLENDLHYGKKLNMLFTKTTSNNNNVPKFLPKEVADSIPFSSNKMENILHIFSIKKGSKEYEIVKNTINDCEEKGIKGEEKLCVTSLESMVDFATLKLGNNVEAILNEVEKESSEIQEYVIAKGVKRLGKKNKAIVCHKENYPYAIFFCHKIDPTKVYSVPLEGVDGNRVKAVAVCHTDTSQWNPKHISFQVLKVEPGTVPICHFLPHDHVVWISK